A DNA window from Ostrea edulis chromosome 5, xbOstEdul1.1, whole genome shotgun sequence contains the following coding sequences:
- the LOC125652046 gene encoding hemicentin-2-like: MANITVYSIWILLLSFYRSFSQLSRDYELRIEEAGSNLRSPMWCERTKDYEILWKKDATIIAFGNQTIINDKRFSIRKNTAMDRSLKIRNLKLSDRGRYQCKNRENNAVLQDYLLKLKKATSITEYSGEKVNIVEHGTTRLWCNATGIPEPTVTWYALEITSKQEEVLKDIGIQGNMLGIQNVSRYCATKFQCRASNDYNNYKDGRSIVTQNITLNVKFLPDVQIKIRVNGDSFRFISTITGKISDRLELVCDVLANPLTTVTWYRDQIEIGRYSASESKPKRNDYDKDNYVYELSSIQMNSREPRFLALPLQFTLDDPYTFAVYRCVVVNEIGSVEKSTHVVQKQ, encoded by the exons ATGGCAAACATAACCGTATATTCGATATGGATTCTCCTTCTCAGTTTTTACAGGAGTTTCTCTCAATTGTCCAGAG ATTATGAACTTAGAATAGAAGAAGCTGGATCGAATTTAAGAAGTCCAATGTGGTGTGAAAGAACAAAAGACTATGAG ATCCTGTGGAAAAAAGATGCAACCATAATTGCCTTTGGAAATCAAACCATCATAAACGATAAGCGTTTTTCAATTCGAAAAAACACTGCAATGGACAGAAGTTTAAAGAtaagaaatttgaaattgtCTGACAGGGGCCGATACCAATGTAAAAACAGGGAGAACAACGCAGTTCTTCAAGACTATCTCCTGAAGTTAAAAA AAGCAACAAGCATAACTGAATATAGCGGGGAGAAAGTGAACATTGTGGAACATGGAACGACTCGCTTGTGGTGCAATGCAACCGGTATTCCCGAACCCACAGTCACGTGGTACGCATTAGAAATCACAAGTAAACAAGAAGAAGTTTTAAAAG atATTGGAATTCAAGGTAACATGCTTGGAATCCAAAATGTGTCCCGCTATTGTGCCACTAAATTTCAATGTCGAGCATCCAATGATTACAACAATTACAAGGATGGGAGGAGTATAGTGACACAGAACATAACTCTCAACGTTAAAT TTCTACCAGacgttcaaataaaaatcagagTCAATGGCGACAGTTTCCGGTTCATATCTACTATCACCGGTAAAATATCGGACAGGCTGGAACTGGTTTGTGACGTGTTGGCTAATCCTTTAACAACCGTCACGTGGTACCGAGACCAAATAGAAATAGGGAGATACTCAGCCAGCGAAAGTAAACCTAAAAGGAACGACTATGACAAAGATAATTATGTCTATGAATTGAGCAGTATCCAGATGAATTCCAGAGAGCCAAGGTTTTTGGCTTTACCCCTACAATTTACACTGGATGACCCATATACCTTT